A single genomic interval of Babylonia areolata isolate BAREFJ2019XMU chromosome 26, ASM4173473v1, whole genome shotgun sequence harbors:
- the LOC143300487 gene encoding cytochrome b5-like isoform X2 — protein sequence MTTLIQRSPVKVVERTTATAAVKNTPPRTYSRRDVMKHHDVTDCWIIVEEKVYDVTRFLEEHPGGEDIILEYAGGDASAAFLDKGHSRDAVTMLDDYYVGQLVQEPQEG from the exons ATGACCACACTCATCCAGAGGAGCCCAGTGAAGGTGGTAGAGAGGaccaccgccaccgccgctgTGAAGAACACGCCTCCCCGAACCTACAGTCGTCGTGACGTCATGAAGCACCATGACGTCACCGACTGCTGGATCATCGTGGAGGAGAAGGTGTATGACGTCACCAGATTCCTGGAGGAG CATCCCGGGGGGGAGGACATCATCCTGGAGTATGCGGGAGGGGACGCCTCAGCGGCCTTCCTGGACAAGGGTCACTCCAGGGACGCCGTCACCATGCTGGATGACTACTACGTTGGTCAGCTGGTTCAG GAACCACAAGAGGGGTGA